The following coding sequences are from one Mycolicibacterium aichiense window:
- a CDS encoding APC family permease — MSKGELTLEPGGSAPSTVESKGLKGGALGLLSSIVVGMASTAPAYSLAATLGLIVASGGALLAGVKAPAIVLIAFIPMYMIAVAYQELNKAEPDCGTTFTWASRAFGPLIGWLGGWGIIAADVIVMANLAQIAGAYSFTFVGDLGWHSVADLANSTLWSTVAGVIWIIVMTYICYRGIEVSARIQYGLLGIELVVLVVFSIVALIKVYAGKAETYSLHPSLSWFWPGGLDFGTVIAPAILTAIFIYWGWDTAVACNEESEDPGTTPGRAAVISTFLLLATYALVSVSAIAFAGTGTDGIGLGNPDNAADAFAAIGPDLFGDSVLGHIGLLLLSASILTSASASTQTTILPTARTTLSMGVYRALPQSFAKIHRTYLTPTTSTIVMGAVSIGFYVLFTLISSNLLSALIGSVGLMIAFYYGLTGFACVWFYRKDLTASTRDFVMRGVVPLLGGLILLVVFAYGLIQYAKPDWLTDADGNNVTIFGFGAVAVVGIGALVLGVILMGVWWLMSPDFFRGRTLSRRSSADLVLTPATAVEAHFGLPDSGDMPTVISPDLSNLPPGETALNPETGEEFTRGPQA; from the coding sequence ATGAGTAAAGGTGAGCTCACCCTCGAGCCCGGAGGCTCGGCCCCGTCGACCGTCGAGAGCAAAGGCCTCAAGGGCGGTGCACTGGGGTTGCTGTCCAGCATCGTCGTCGGCATGGCCTCGACCGCGCCGGCCTATTCGCTGGCGGCGACGCTCGGGCTGATCGTGGCCAGCGGCGGAGCGCTGCTGGCCGGGGTGAAAGCCCCGGCGATCGTACTGATCGCGTTCATCCCGATGTACATGATCGCCGTCGCCTACCAGGAATTGAACAAGGCCGAACCGGACTGCGGGACCACGTTCACCTGGGCATCACGGGCCTTCGGGCCGCTGATCGGCTGGCTCGGCGGCTGGGGCATCATTGCCGCCGACGTCATCGTCATGGCCAACCTCGCCCAGATCGCCGGCGCCTACTCGTTCACCTTCGTCGGCGACCTCGGCTGGCACTCGGTGGCCGATCTGGCCAACAGCACCCTGTGGTCGACGGTGGCCGGAGTCATCTGGATCATCGTGATGACCTACATCTGTTACCGCGGCATCGAGGTGTCGGCGCGCATCCAGTACGGCCTGCTGGGCATCGAGCTCGTGGTGCTGGTGGTGTTCTCGATCGTGGCGTTGATCAAGGTGTACGCGGGCAAGGCGGAGACCTATTCACTGCACCCGTCGCTGTCCTGGTTCTGGCCCGGCGGCCTGGACTTCGGAACCGTGATAGCCCCCGCCATCCTCACCGCGATCTTCATCTACTGGGGCTGGGATACCGCGGTGGCGTGCAACGAGGAATCCGAGGACCCCGGCACCACGCCGGGACGCGCCGCGGTCATCTCGACTTTCCTGCTGCTGGCGACGTACGCGCTCGTCAGCGTCTCGGCCATCGCGTTCGCCGGCACCGGAACCGACGGCATCGGCCTGGGCAACCCGGACAACGCCGCGGACGCGTTCGCCGCGATCGGTCCGGACCTGTTCGGCGACAGCGTGCTCGGACACATCGGCCTGCTGCTGCTGTCCGCATCGATCCTGACCTCGGCGTCGGCGTCCACCCAGACGACGATCCTGCCGACTGCCCGGACCACCCTGTCGATGGGCGTCTACCGGGCGCTGCCGCAGTCGTTCGCCAAGATCCACCGCACGTACCTGACCCCCACCACCTCGACCATCGTCATGGGCGCGGTCTCCATCGGGTTCTACGTGTTGTTCACGTTGATCAGCTCGAACCTGCTCTCTGCGCTGATCGGCTCGGTCGGCCTGATGATCGCCTTCTACTACGGCCTCACCGGTTTCGCCTGTGTGTGGTTTTACCGCAAGGACCTCACCGCCTCGACGCGCGACTTCGTCATGCGCGGGGTGGTGCCACTGCTCGGCGGCCTGATCCTGCTGGTGGTGTTCGCCTACGGCCTGATCCAGTACGCCAAGCCGGACTGGCTGACCGACGCCGACGGCAACAACGTCACGATCTTCGGGTTCGGCGCGGTGGCCGTCGTCGGCATCGGCGCGCTGGTGCTGGGCGTGATCCTGATGGGGGTCTGGTGGCTGATGTCGCCCGACTTCTTCCGCGGCCGCACCCTGTCACGGCGCTCGAGCGCCGACCTGGTGCTGACCCCGGCCACCGCTGTCGAAGCGCACTTCGGCCTGCCGGACTCCGGGGACATGCCGACGGTCATCTCCCCCGATTTGTCGAATCTCCCGCCGGGCGAGACCGCCCTCAACCCGGAGACCGGCGAGGAGTTCACTCGGGGGCCGCAGGCCTAG
- a CDS encoding carboxymuconolactone decarboxylase family protein, producing MSTPEHMSNQARLEPLTPDKAPLLTRLMYRWAKRRFGEVPEPFAVYAHHTRLMVANAVHEGLLQNASKALPADVRELAVFWTARTVGCSWCVDFGQMLMRLEGLDLERLSHIDDYATSPLYTDDERAAIAYADAMTTDPHTVTDEQVDDLRRRFGAGGVIELTYQVGIENMRARMNSALGITEQGFGSGDSCRVPWAT from the coding sequence ATGAGCACACCTGAGCACATGAGCAACCAGGCACGACTGGAACCCCTCACCCCGGACAAGGCCCCGTTGCTGACCCGGCTGATGTACCGCTGGGCCAAGCGACGCTTCGGCGAGGTCCCCGAACCGTTCGCCGTCTACGCCCATCACACCCGCCTGATGGTGGCCAACGCGGTCCACGAAGGGCTGCTGCAGAACGCCTCGAAGGCGCTGCCCGCCGACGTCCGCGAACTCGCGGTGTTCTGGACAGCCCGAACCGTCGGCTGTTCATGGTGCGTGGACTTCGGACAGATGCTGATGCGCCTCGAAGGACTCGACCTCGAGCGGCTCTCGCATATCGACGACTACGCCACCTCACCGCTGTACACCGACGACGAGCGGGCAGCGATCGCCTACGCCGACGCCATGACGACGGACCCGCACACGGTCACCGATGAGCAGGTCGACGACCTGCGTCGGCGTTTCGGCGCCGGCGGGGTGATCGAGCTGACCTATCAGGTGGGGATCGAGAACATGCGCGCCCGGATGAACTCGGCGCTGGGCATCACCGAACAGGGCTTCGGGTCCGGCGACAGCTGCCGGGTGCCCTGGGCCACCTGA
- a CDS encoding acyl-CoA dehydrogenase family protein, protein MDFDLDAEQRAWLAEVREFLRENVTDALRAEIAEHNLEHPGGEVAAFRRKLGAKGWFGLNWPAEYGGLGLGPVHLHLLMTEFEYWGAPGPDLTVTSIAPMIMRHGTEQNKREFLPLIARGEMTCALGYSEPDAGTDLASLRTKAVRDGDEWVINGSKIWNSGAQRSTHEWLCVRTDPQAQRHRGISVIVVPVDSPGVRIRPLIAWSGYRTNEVFFDDVRVPVTNLIGEENRGWSYITGALDLERGALTNAGDLRRALDELQVLARMPRRDGTVPIDNPGFRRRLAQAEADVEVAGLMGYEASSLLAGGVIPTVEVSVEKVFSSELRQRIADLGIDLLGAEGLLAHRNSEAPAGGRFEKLYRFAPLMRFGGGTNEVLRDVIAQRGNSMPSYGR, encoded by the coding sequence GTGGATTTCGACCTCGACGCCGAACAGCGCGCGTGGTTGGCGGAGGTGCGGGAATTCCTGCGGGAGAACGTCACTGACGCCCTTCGTGCCGAGATCGCCGAACACAATCTGGAGCATCCGGGCGGCGAGGTTGCGGCGTTTCGCCGCAAACTCGGCGCCAAGGGCTGGTTCGGCCTGAATTGGCCTGCGGAGTACGGCGGCCTCGGGTTGGGGCCGGTGCACCTGCACCTGCTGATGACCGAGTTCGAGTATTGGGGTGCGCCGGGCCCGGATCTGACGGTCACCTCGATCGCGCCGATGATCATGCGGCACGGCACCGAGCAGAACAAACGCGAGTTCCTGCCGCTCATCGCGCGCGGCGAGATGACCTGCGCGCTGGGGTATTCCGAGCCGGACGCCGGCACCGACCTCGCGTCGCTGCGCACCAAGGCGGTCCGTGACGGCGACGAATGGGTGATCAACGGATCGAAGATCTGGAACAGCGGCGCGCAGCGATCCACTCACGAGTGGCTCTGCGTGCGCACCGATCCCCAAGCCCAGCGCCACCGGGGAATCTCGGTGATCGTCGTTCCGGTGGACAGCCCCGGTGTCCGGATCCGCCCGTTGATCGCGTGGTCCGGCTACCGGACCAACGAGGTCTTCTTCGACGACGTGCGGGTCCCGGTGACCAACCTGATCGGGGAGGAGAACCGCGGCTGGTCCTACATCACCGGCGCCCTCGATCTGGAGCGCGGCGCGCTGACCAATGCCGGGGACCTGCGGCGTGCACTCGACGAGTTGCAGGTGCTGGCACGGATGCCGCGCCGTGACGGCACCGTTCCGATCGACAATCCCGGCTTCCGTCGCCGGCTGGCCCAGGCCGAGGCCGATGTCGAGGTCGCCGGGCTGATGGGCTACGAGGCGTCGTCGTTGTTGGCGGGCGGGGTGATTCCGACCGTGGAGGTCAGCGTAGAGAAGGTCTTCAGCAGCGAGTTGCGGCAGCGCATCGCCGACCTGGGTATCGATCTGCTTGGTGCCGAAGGTCTCCTCGCGCACCGTAATTCGGAGGCGCCGGCCGGCGGGCGGTTCGAGAAGCTCTACCGGTTCGCGCCTCTCATGCGCTTCGGCGGCGGTACCAACGAGGTGCTCCGCGACGTCATCGCCCAGCGTGGCAACAGCATGCCCTCCTACGGACGGTGA
- a CDS encoding acyl-CoA dehydrogenase family protein, with the protein MKLVPSQDDRDLEASLRGLLAAGRADLWGDLATAGVMGLGLPEAYGGSGGSLSDLGIFAREAGRALCPMRVHSTAIAAHALHILGGEKSCVTWLPDLTAGRIAATTALWNPNDAADVTATMRADQDRDGTWRLTGTADFVNDADTADIVVVSGFDRSGNTVGFVVRLHNDGVTLRPLALMGGHRASVLRFDDVPVDDVLNDGAALGRDDLRRTANAAMALTALDLVGVGEAVLERTVRYTTVRHQFGRPIASFQAAQHIVADMHIGLAAARLAAQSAIAAISHGRSAVRETAIARIQSATAAKWATLDAHQLHGGMGYVVETDLYLWSERARVLSTLGGGADIAAGWLDEDEVSRAAVGDRLRRKDGR; encoded by the coding sequence ATGAAACTCGTTCCCTCGCAAGATGATCGCGATCTGGAAGCCAGTCTGCGCGGTCTGCTGGCCGCCGGCCGCGCCGATCTGTGGGGCGACCTCGCCACGGCCGGAGTGATGGGGCTGGGACTGCCCGAAGCGTACGGCGGGTCCGGTGGATCCCTCTCGGATCTCGGGATCTTCGCCCGCGAGGCGGGCCGGGCTCTGTGCCCGATGCGCGTGCACAGCACCGCCATCGCCGCACACGCCCTGCACATCCTCGGCGGTGAGAAGTCCTGCGTCACGTGGCTGCCCGACCTGACCGCCGGGCGGATCGCCGCCACCACAGCGCTGTGGAATCCGAATGACGCAGCCGATGTGACCGCCACCATGCGCGCCGATCAGGACCGTGACGGCACGTGGCGCCTCACCGGCACAGCCGATTTCGTGAACGACGCGGACACCGCCGACATCGTCGTCGTGTCCGGATTCGACCGGTCCGGCAACACCGTCGGGTTCGTCGTCCGGCTGCACAACGACGGCGTGACGCTGCGGCCGCTGGCGTTGATGGGCGGTCACCGCGCCTCGGTGCTGCGCTTCGACGATGTGCCCGTCGACGATGTCCTCAATGACGGCGCGGCGCTGGGCCGCGACGACCTCCGTCGTACCGCCAACGCGGCGATGGCGTTGACGGCGCTCGATCTCGTCGGCGTCGGCGAGGCGGTGCTCGAACGCACCGTGCGCTACACGACCGTGCGCCACCAGTTCGGCCGGCCGATCGCCTCCTTCCAGGCCGCCCAGCACATCGTGGCCGACATGCACATCGGGCTGGCGGCGGCCCGGCTGGCGGCACAGTCCGCGATAGCCGCGATCAGCCACGGCCGCAGCGCCGTTCGGGAAACCGCGATCGCCCGCATCCAGTCCGCCACGGCGGCCAAGTGGGCCACCCTCGACGCCCACCAGTTGCACGGCGGGATGGGGTACGTCGTGGAGACCGACCTCTACCTGTGGTCGGAACGGGCCCGGGTGCTCTCGACGCTGGGCGGTGGCGCCGACATCGCGGCAGGTTGGCTGGATGAGGACGAGGTCAGCCGCGCGGCCGTCGGTGACCGGTTGCGGCGCAAGGACGGCCGGTGA
- a CDS encoding MaoC family dehydratase has protein sequence MTKSLIDPETAARVGTVAATATGEVIRRDWQRWAAAVGDDNPLWFDPDHARANGYRDVICPPLYLQYAILGVSPLAGLRPDGSSGAVSGSLAFPKAPRRMAGGESTTFHLPAYHRDEIEMVRTIESVVEKEGRSGRFVLVTWHTVYRNQHGELVAEASTSMIARP, from the coding sequence GTGACCAAGAGTTTGATCGACCCGGAGACGGCGGCGCGTGTCGGCACCGTCGCGGCCACCGCCACCGGCGAGGTGATCCGGCGGGATTGGCAACGCTGGGCCGCCGCAGTCGGTGACGACAACCCGCTGTGGTTCGACCCCGATCACGCCCGTGCCAACGGCTACCGCGACGTGATCTGCCCCCCGCTGTACCTGCAATACGCCATCCTCGGCGTCAGCCCGCTGGCCGGCCTCCGCCCGGACGGATCGTCCGGCGCTGTGTCAGGCAGTCTGGCCTTTCCGAAGGCTCCGCGACGGATGGCCGGCGGCGAGAGCACCACGTTCCACCTGCCCGCCTATCACCGCGACGAGATCGAGATGGTCCGCACCATCGAATCCGTCGTGGAAAAGGAAGGCCGCTCAGGACGATTCGTTCTGGTCACCTGGCACACCGTCTACCGCAACCAGCACGGCGAGCTGGTCGCCGAGGCGTCCACGTCGATGATCGCGCGCCCATGA
- a CDS encoding MaoC family dehydratase, translating to MSQLFFDDVEPGDRIPELTVTVDETQMFFFSAATYNGHRIHYDKQWARDREGYDDVLVQGPLQAALLARAITDWIGGRGRLVNYSVQNRGVAFPGQPLTFGGTVTATRIEANRGLVDLDIAGRRDADILMPGTATVELPRRLGDC from the coding sequence ATGAGTCAATTGTTCTTCGACGACGTCGAGCCGGGCGATCGGATACCGGAGCTCACCGTCACCGTCGACGAGACCCAGATGTTCTTCTTCAGCGCCGCCACCTACAACGGCCACCGCATCCACTACGACAAGCAGTGGGCTCGCGACAGAGAGGGTTACGACGACGTCCTGGTGCAGGGACCGCTGCAGGCCGCGCTGCTGGCCCGTGCGATCACCGACTGGATCGGCGGCCGCGGCCGGCTGGTGAACTACTCGGTGCAGAACCGCGGGGTGGCCTTCCCCGGACAGCCGCTGACCTTCGGGGGCACGGTCACCGCGACGCGGATCGAGGCGAACCGTGGACTGGTCGACCTGGACATCGCAGGCAGACGCGACGCCGACATCCTGATGCCCGGCACCGCCACCGTGGAACTGCCTCGACGCCTTGGAGATTGCTGA
- a CDS encoding thiolase family protein, which produces MKLAGEAAIVGIAELPAERKPVGPGLFTLDQYAALTKLVLDDAGLDASVVNGLISHGLAESDMFVPATLSEYLGLPIDFGERVDLGGATSAAMVWRAAVAVELGLCDAVLAVLPGSRALPRSVRREPVAPSWFGASSNNFGSPQAEYEIPYGNVGQNAPFAQIAQRYGAQYGYDPSALAKIVVDQRTNACAHPGAVFHGKPLTEADVLASPMIADPIRMLEIVMPVHGGTGVLIANADVARKSRHRPVWIKGFGEHISFKTTTYAQDPMVTPIARSAQRAFAMAGLTPADVDIASVYDCYTITVLMTLEDAGFCPKGHGMAWIKDRDLTFRGDFPLNTAGGQLSYGQAGMSGGMHHVVDAARQLMGRSAAAQVRDANTAFVAGTGGIMSEQVALVLGGD; this is translated from the coding sequence ATGAAGCTGGCCGGTGAGGCGGCGATCGTCGGCATCGCCGAACTGCCCGCCGAACGCAAGCCGGTCGGGCCAGGACTGTTCACCCTCGACCAATACGCGGCTCTGACGAAGCTGGTACTGGACGACGCCGGGCTGGACGCGAGCGTGGTCAACGGGCTGATCTCGCACGGCCTGGCCGAATCCGACATGTTCGTGCCTGCGACCCTGAGTGAATACCTCGGTCTGCCCATCGATTTCGGTGAGCGAGTGGACCTGGGCGGTGCCACCTCGGCCGCGATGGTGTGGCGCGCCGCCGTCGCCGTCGAGCTCGGGCTGTGCGACGCGGTGCTGGCCGTGTTGCCGGGGTCGCGCGCCCTGCCGCGATCGGTTCGGCGTGAGCCGGTCGCACCGAGCTGGTTTGGGGCGTCGAGCAACAACTTCGGATCGCCGCAGGCCGAATACGAGATCCCGTACGGCAACGTCGGGCAGAATGCCCCGTTCGCCCAGATCGCCCAGCGCTACGGCGCGCAGTACGGCTACGACCCGTCGGCGTTGGCCAAGATCGTGGTGGACCAGCGCACCAACGCCTGTGCGCATCCCGGCGCGGTGTTCCACGGCAAGCCCCTCACCGAGGCGGACGTGCTCGCGAGCCCGATGATCGCCGATCCGATCCGCATGTTGGAGATCGTCATGCCTGTCCACGGCGGCACCGGGGTGCTGATCGCCAACGCCGATGTAGCCCGGAAAAGCCGTCATCGTCCGGTGTGGATCAAGGGTTTCGGTGAACACATCTCGTTCAAGACCACGACGTACGCGCAGGATCCGATGGTCACCCCGATCGCCCGTTCGGCGCAGCGCGCGTTCGCGATGGCGGGGCTCACACCGGCCGACGTCGACATCGCGTCGGTCTACGACTGTTACACGATCACGGTGCTGATGACCTTGGAGGACGCCGGATTCTGTCCGAAGGGCCACGGCATGGCGTGGATCAAGGACCGCGACCTCACGTTCCGCGGCGACTTCCCACTCAACACCGCGGGCGGGCAACTGTCCTACGGGCAGGCCGGCATGTCGGGGGGCATGCACCACGTGGTCGACGCCGCCCGCCAGTTGATGGGCCGCTCGGCGGCGGCGCAGGTGCGTGACGCCAACACCGCGTTCGTCGCCGGGACCGGCGGGATCATGAGCGAGCAGGTGGCATTGGTGTTGGGAGGCGACTGA
- a CDS encoding Zn-ribbon domain-containing OB-fold protein: MAEPMPVPEPTPVSQPFWDALAEHRILVQYSPSAGRYVFYPRTLAPGTLADDLQWREIDGAATLYTYTVARRPTGPPWADALPQVPAVVQWDAGPRFSTELVDVEPENIRIGMRVTPVFCDLPGTGMTLLRYRPAGA; this comes from the coding sequence ATGGCCGAGCCGATGCCCGTCCCCGAACCCACGCCGGTGTCGCAGCCGTTCTGGGATGCGCTGGCTGAGCACCGGATCCTGGTGCAGTATTCGCCGTCGGCCGGCCGCTACGTGTTCTACCCGCGCACCCTCGCCCCGGGCACGCTGGCCGACGACCTCCAGTGGCGCGAGATCGACGGTGCGGCAACGTTGTATACCTACACGGTGGCCCGCCGCCCGACCGGTCCGCCGTGGGCTGACGCGCTGCCGCAGGTTCCCGCCGTCGTGCAGTGGGATGCCGGGCCGCGGTTCTCGACAGAGTTGGTCGATGTCGAGCCCGAGAACATCCGGATCGGGATGCGTGTCACCCCGGTGTTCTGTGACCTGCCCGGCACCGGGATGACGCTGCTGCGCTACCGCCCGGCCGGCGCATGA
- the fadD1 gene encoding fatty-acid--CoA ligase FadD1 codes for MIDTVQKLLRTRTNDESVAVISPERTWTWREYLADAAAEASALLARMDPARPMHVGALMTNSPAYLRAMAAAALGGYVLCGINTTRRGEGLVSDITRSDCQLLLVDDDHAGLIDGLDLAGVAVLNVAGPHYCEAVGRAKPLVPHEVAGTDPFMMIFTSGTSGNPKAVPFVHTMSVMCGLSLVAQMDITAEDVCYLAMPLFHSNGVAVGFSVAVTAGAAMVPVKFSVSRLLPDLRRYGVTFMNYVGKPLALVLATPEQPDDADNPLRIMYGNEATERDITEFSRRFGCRIIDGFGSSEFAVVVVREDGTPPGSIGKGWGGVSIYDPDTVTECATAVFDDNGALVNADEAVGELVNTTGSGPFTGYYNDPAATSERLRHGMYWTGDLAYRDADGWIYLAGRTSDWMRVDGENMAAAPIERIMLRLPQLNQVAVYAVPDERVGDQVMAAVVLRQGESLTPAQFEEFLGAQPDLSPKAWPRFVRINDDLPQTATNKILKRELSAAGVTADGGVLWERAARSTSYRAVG; via the coding sequence ATGATCGACACCGTCCAAAAGCTCTTGCGCACCCGGACGAACGACGAGTCCGTTGCCGTGATCTCACCGGAACGCACCTGGACCTGGCGCGAATACCTGGCCGACGCCGCAGCGGAGGCCTCTGCCCTGCTTGCTCGCATGGATCCGGCCCGGCCGATGCATGTCGGTGCGCTGATGACGAATTCGCCGGCCTACCTGCGGGCGATGGCGGCCGCAGCGCTCGGCGGCTATGTGCTGTGCGGCATCAACACCACCCGCCGCGGCGAGGGCCTGGTGTCGGACATCACGCGCTCGGATTGCCAGCTGTTGCTGGTCGATGATGATCATGCCGGGCTGATCGACGGACTGGATCTCGCGGGCGTCGCCGTGCTGAACGTGGCAGGCCCGCACTACTGCGAAGCCGTCGGAAGAGCGAAACCGCTTGTGCCGCATGAGGTCGCCGGAACCGACCCATTCATGATGATCTTCACCTCCGGCACCAGCGGCAACCCCAAGGCGGTGCCGTTCGTCCACACGATGAGCGTGATGTGCGGTCTGAGCCTGGTGGCTCAGATGGACATCACCGCCGAGGACGTGTGCTACCTCGCGATGCCGCTGTTCCACTCCAACGGGGTGGCCGTCGGGTTCTCGGTCGCGGTCACCGCCGGAGCGGCCATGGTGCCGGTGAAGTTCTCGGTGTCACGGTTGCTGCCGGACCTACGCCGCTACGGCGTGACGTTCATGAACTACGTCGGTAAGCCGCTGGCGCTGGTGCTGGCCACCCCCGAGCAGCCCGACGACGCCGACAACCCGCTGCGCATCATGTACGGCAACGAGGCCACCGAACGCGATATCACCGAATTCTCACGGCGTTTCGGCTGCCGCATCATCGACGGATTCGGCTCCAGCGAGTTCGCCGTCGTTGTGGTGCGCGAGGACGGCACTCCGCCCGGCTCGATCGGCAAAGGCTGGGGTGGGGTGTCGATCTATGATCCCGATACCGTGACCGAGTGTGCCACCGCGGTTTTCGACGACAATGGCGCCCTCGTCAATGCCGACGAGGCGGTGGGGGAGTTGGTGAACACCACCGGCTCCGGGCCGTTCACCGGCTATTACAACGATCCGGCGGCCACCTCCGAGCGGCTTCGGCACGGCATGTACTGGACTGGTGACCTCGCCTACCGCGACGCCGACGGCTGGATCTATCTCGCCGGCCGGACGTCGGACTGGATGCGGGTCGATGGGGAGAACATGGCCGCCGCGCCGATCGAACGGATCATGCTGCGACTGCCGCAACTCAACCAGGTCGCGGTGTACGCCGTGCCCGACGAGCGGGTGGGCGATCAGGTGATGGCGGCAGTTGTTCTGCGCCAGGGTGAATCGCTGACGCCCGCGCAGTTCGAGGAGTTTCTGGGCGCCCAGCCCGACCTGTCGCCCAAGGCGTGGCCGAGATTCGTCCGCATCAACGACGACCTGCCGCAGACCGCCACCAACAAGATCCTCAAGCGGGAACTGAGCGCCGCAGGCGTGACCGCAGACGGCGGCGTGTTGTGGGAGCGGGCCGCTCGTTCGACCAGCTACCGGGCGGTCGGCTAG